In Tessaracoccus sp. MC1865, the DNA window ATTGGGAGCCCTGGGGCACCTACGCGGTGATCGCGTTGTTCCTGGTCATCGTGATCGGTGCGGTCGTCCTGCCGTTCCTGCGTTGGCTCACCTCCACGTACACCATCACGGACCGCCGCATCGTCACGCGCCGCGGCATCATCAACAAGACCGGCCATGACCTGCCGCTGCGCCGCATCAACAACGTCAACTACGAGCGCTCGATGACGGACCGCATGCTCGGCTGCGGCACGCTCATCCTGGAGACGGCCGCGGGGCAGCCCCTGGCGCTGCCGGACGTGCCGCACGTGGAGCGCGTCCACGTGACCATCAACGATCTGCTCTACGACATGCATGGGGCACCGGACACCTCCGACGAGTAGTCTTCGCGGGTGACTCGACGCTACTCACTGGCCATCGCCGGAGGCGGGCAGCTGGCCCGCATGATGCAGCAGGCGGCCATTCCGCTGGGGATCGACGTGCGGCTGCTCGCCGAGGGGCCGGCCGTTTCCGCGGCCCAGGTGGTACCCGCCCACACCGTCGGCGACTACCGCAGCCTCGACACCCTCGTGGAGTTCGTCGACGGCGCGGACGTGCTGACCTTCGACCATGAGCACGTGCCCACAAGACACCTCGACATCCTGGCCGAGCACGTCGCCGTGCGCCCTGGCTCCGCCGCGCTGCGGTTCGCGCAGGACAAGGCGGAGATGCGCGAGAAGATGGCGGAGCTGGGGATCGCCTGCCCCGCGTTCGCCGTCGCAGACTCGCCGCGGGACCTCATCGCGTTCGGCGACAGCCAGGGCTGGCCGGTGATCGCCAAGGCCTCCCGCGGCGGCTACGACGGCAAGGGCGTCTGGAAGCTGAACGGACCCGAAGATGCCGGCGAACCGTTCGCGAACCTGCCCGAGACGTCCGCGGGTGAGCGGGTCAGGATCGTGGCGGAGGAGTTCATCGACTTCACCAGGGAGCTGTCCGCCATCGTCGTGCGCTCCCCCTCGGGGCAGGTGGTGGCCTATCCCATCAGCGAGACACTGCAGGAGCAGGGCATCTGCGTCGAGACCGTCACCCCCGCCCCCGGCATGAGCGACGAGGTCGCGGCGGGGCTCCAGCAGATGGCCGTGCGCATCGCCACCGAACTCGGCGTCGTGGGCGTCCTCGCCGTCGAACTCATGGAGGCCCGCGACGGCCGCATCGTCGTCAACGAGCTGGCCATGCGGCCGCACAACACCGGGCACTGGACCATCGACGGGGCGCTCACGAGCCAGTTCGAGAACCACATCCGCGCCGCCCTCGACCTGCCGCTCGGCTCACCCGCCATGCGCTCAGACGTCGTCGTGATGACCAACGTGCTCGGCGGCGCCGAGGATGACCTCACCGGAGCGCTGCAGCACGTGTTCGCCCGTGACCGCGAGGTGCGCGTGCACCTCTACGGCAAGGAGGTCACGCCCGGCCGTAAGGTGGGGCACGTCACCTGCTTCGGCACCTCGCTCGACGATGTGCGTCGTCGCGCGCGGCACGCCGCGCACTACCTGATGGGAGACCCCGATGCCTGAGCCGCTCGTCTCGATCGTGATGGGATCTGATTCGGACTGGCCCACGATGTCCGCCGCGGCCGACGCGTTGGCCGAGTTCGGCGTCGCCTACGAGGCGGATGTCGTGTCCGCCCACCGGATGCCGGAGGACATGGTGCGCTTCGGGCGCGAGGCGCACGAGCGCGGCATCAAGGTGATCATCGCCGGCGCGGGCGGAGCGGCGCACCTGCCGGGCATGCTCGCGTCGCTGACCCCGCTGCCGGTCATCGGCGTGCCGGTTGCCCTGAAGTACCTCGACGGGATGGATTCGCTGCTCTCGATCGTGCAGATGCCGGCGGGGGTCCCCGTCGCCACCGTCGCCATCGGCAACGCCCGCAACGCCGGCCTGCTGGCGGTACGGATGCTCGCCGTCGGCGACGAGGCACTGCTCGAGCGGATGCTCGACTTCCAGGACCAGCTCCGGGACGCGGCGCACGCGAAAGGCGCCGTCGTCCGCGAAGCCAGCGGTTCCTAGTTGAACACCACCTCGAGCCGGATGCTGCTGTCGCCGTCGTCGGCGGCTTCAACCGCCATGCCGAGGGCGCGGACAGGCTCGAGCCACTGGGTGAAGTCGGCCGAGTAGTCGCTGGCCGCCATCTCCTGGTAGAGCGGCATGCTCTTCACGGCGTTGAGGTCCACGAAGCTCAGGTTGCTGGCGTCCTGCCGGATCACTTCCGTGAAACCGGGGGAATCCCCCAGGGTGGTGGCGGGGCTGCGGATGTCGTCGATGCCCTGGCCGTACGCGAGGTAAACGGTGTCGCCGTCCTGCTCGGCGGTGAGCCCGTCGAAGCTCCCCTCGGGCATCAGGACCCGCTTGACGCCGTCCAGCAGTTCGAGCTGACGGGCAGGATCGTCGCTGACGAACTTGGCTCCCACCACGGGTTCGCCCTGACCGTCCATGCCGATGGTGACGCCCATCTGGCGGCCCATGAGGGCCTGCAGGTCTGCGGCCGACATGATGCCGAGCGACTCGAGGTCCGGGGTCAGGCCGGCTGCCTCGAAGGACCGCCAGGACTGCTCATAGGACTCTGTGGAGGCGGCGCCCGCCACGGCGGCGAACACGCCTCCGGGAAGTTCACTCGCGAAGGCGCGAATGTCGTCGAGTTCCGGTTGCGGGTAGTTTGGCGCGAAGAACTGCCCGTCGAGGATGACACGGTCGTCGTCCACCTTGAGGCCTGCGGCGCCGTGTGAGCCGCGGAGGGCCTCGACGTCGGTCATGGGGGAGAGGCCGGGCCCGCTCTGGCTGATCAGCATGTCGATGGCCTCGGAGCCTGCCCAGAAGGTCGCCAGGCTGCCCGTACCGAGCTTGGCCATGTCCGCCTTGTAGTCCTGGTCATCCGCCAGCGACGACTCGCTGATCGCCGCGGCGTCCAGGCCGAGGTCCGTGCTGGTGATCACCAGCACGTCGTCGACGAAGAAGTACTCGTTCTCGGCGGCGGCCTGAGCCGCAGCGAACGCCCCGGCCTTCTCCTTGTCGGTGGTCTCGACGGCCACCACGACCTGGTCGCCGAAGCCCGAGGCGCTGTCCGGTGCCGAGCCCAGGAACCCGAGGGCGACGGAGTTGCCGAGCCACGGCTCGACCTCCTCATAGGACGGCTTGTCCCCGGAATCGTCCGGGATGAGGTCCCACAGTGCCCGCTTGTAATCTGTGGTCTCCGACATCTCCTCGCCCACCGGGAACTTGTTGACGATGCGGGCGAGCTTCAACTGGTCTGCCGGCGCCGGCGCCAGGTTCAGCTCGATGGCCATCGCCACGGTGGAGGGGAGGCCCTTGGCCGCCGCAGGCGTGGCACCGCGGAAGAACGTCAGGCTGAACGCCACGCCACCGAGCACCAACGCGAGAGCCAGGGCCCCGGCGACGATCGCCGGGGTCTTCGACCTCTTCTTCACGGGAGCAGCTGCGTACGGCTGGTACTGGCCCGGGAGCTGTTGCGGGGGCGTGCCCCACTGCCCCTGCTGCGGCGGAGGAGTGCCCCACTGCCCCTGCTGCGGCGGAGGAGTGCCCCACGGCGCCGGCTGCTGCGGGCGGGGCTGCTGGAAGGACGGACTCTGGGGCTGGCCCTGCAGACCCTGCTGCGGCGGCTGTTGCGGGGCGCGACCCCACTGCGGCTGGGGAGGCTGTGGACCGTTGGGTTGCCAGCCGGGTGGTGGGTTCTGGGTCACGGTGTTCTCCTGCGCGCAGTGGGTGGGCTGTGCTTCGAGGATAGGTCCACCGCAGACCAGTGACCGCTACTGCCGGTACTTCTCCAAGTCGGCCGTATTGCCGACAGCCATCGCCCCGAAGATTTCGTCAGCAGCTGCGTCGTCCCAGATGACGGACGAGCCGACGCTGGTGTTCGCCACGCTGCCGGGGACGGTCAGGCTGAGCCCGGAACCGGTCATCACGCTGAAGAAGCCCGTTCCCACCTGCGCCATGGATCCCAGGCCGGTGTCCTCGCCACGCGCGAGCGACTTCGAGGCCGCCATGTTGACCTTCCAGTACCGCACCGGATTGAGCACGGTGAGGGGGTTTGCGACCTTTTTCATGATGGCGCCGATGGTCTCGCGCTGACGCTCGACCCGGCCGAAGTCGCCGTTCGGGTCCGCCTTGCGCATCCGCACGTAGCCCAGCGCGGTGACGCCGTCGACCGTCTGGCAACCCTTGGAGAGCGTGATGTGGGCGTCCTCGTCGTCGATGTCGAACTTCGGGCACACCTCGATCCCGCCGACGGCGTCCACCACGTCCACGACGCCGAGCATGCCCACCTCGAGGTAGCCGTCGATGCGCACGCCGGTGTTCAGTTCGATGGTCTCGATGAGCAGGGGAGCGCCGCCGAAGGCGTAGGCGGCGTTGAGCTTGTTCTTCTTGCGGCCGGGGATCTGGACGATGGAGTCGCGCGGGAGGCTCAGCAGCACCGGCTCACCCTCGGTGGGGGTGTGCAGCAGCATCATCGTGTCCGTCCGGCGACCGTCGGTGGTGCCGGTGCGCAGCCTCGACCAGTCCTCGGCGCTCAGGTCTTCGCGGCCGTCGGAGCCGACGAGGAGGATGGTGCTGCCCGGCTGCTCCGCGGGGCGCTCGCCGGCGGACGCCGTGTCCACCGTGGTGCCGGCCGTCCAGGCGTAGAGCGGGGTGCCGATCAGGAAGGCCAGCCACAGGATGAGGGCGAAGCCCAGCAGACGGAGCGGCCGGAAACGACGGCGCTTCCTGGGTCGGCCAACCGGGGGAGCGGCAGGCGGAGCGGTGGGCGGCTGCGACGGCGGGCCGGCCTTGGCGGCCGGCTGCGGCCCGGCGGTGCCCTGCGGATAGCCGGCGCCGCGCTCGCGACGGGCGTCGTTGCGGCGCATGTTCTCCACCTCGTCGGGACGGAGCACCGAGGTCTCTTCGTCCTTCTCGTCCCGGTAGAGCCAGTTCATGTCGTCGTCTCCTCGTGGCACTCGCCATCCCCTTTCCGCGTGCCCAAGGGTACCCATTAGTGCGCCAACGACGGCATCGCGGCGTGGCGCTACCGGGCTGAGGGGAACCTGCGGGTGAGGATGGAAATCAGCCTTCCCCGAGGAGATCACCAGTGCCGTCCACCAAGACCGCAGCCGCCAAGAGCGTGCAGGCCCGCCGCGCCTTCGGCTTCGTCCTGATGTCCGCACTGTTCCCGGGCTCGGTGCAGTGGTTCGCCGGCAACCGCGCGGTGGGCCGCGTGGCCGGCCGCGTCTACGGCGCCGCCCTGGCCCTGCTGGTGCTGATGGTGCTGGGCCTGCTCCTGTTCCGTGGCCCCACCGTCGGGCTGCTGCTCAACCCCGCCGCGACCACCGTCGTGCGCGTGGTCCTCTGGGCCCTCTTCGCCGGCTGGGGGCTGCTCCTGGTGGACGCCTGGCGGCTGGCCGCGCCCCTGCGCCTCGGGCAGGGCACCCGGCTCACCCTCACCGTCACCACCCTGGCGCTCGCGCTGGGGGTCGGCGGCATCACCACCGTCGCCGCCAGCGGTTTCCAGGCCGCCGGGAACGTCGGCGTCGTGCTGCAGGGCGGCGGCGACACCGACGAGAAGGCCGGCCGCTACAACGTGCTGTTGCTCGGGGTCGACGCGGCTGAAGGCCGCGACGGCCTGCGCCCGGATTCGATCAACGTGGCCTCCGTGGACGCGGAGACCGGGCGCACCGTACTGTTCGGGCTGCCGCGCAACCTGCAGAAGGTGCGCTTCCCGGACTCCTCCCCGCTGCGGGCCCTCTACGCCGAGGGGTACGTCTGCCCCGACAACGCCTGCCTGCTCAACGGGGTCTACACCCTGGGCGAGCAGCATGCCGATCTCTACCCCGGCGAGGCGGACCCGGGCCTCCAGGCGATGAAGGAGGCCATCAGCGAGACCCTCGGCCTCGAACTCAACTACTTCGCGATGATCGACATGGCCGGTTTCCAGAACCTCATCAACGCCATGGGCGGCATCCGGCTCAACATCACCAAGCCCATCCCGATGGGCGGCGGCGGAAGCAACATCCACGGCTACATCGAGCCCGGCGACGACGTCCGGCTCGACGGCTACCAGGCGCTCTGGTTCGCCCGCTCCCGGGCGGAGAGCAGCGACTATGAGCGCATGGTGCGCCAGAAGTGCGTGATGTCGGCGATGGCCAACCAGCTGGACCCCATGACGGTGGCCACGAAGTTCGTCGAACTGTCCAAGGCGGGCGGCGACGTGCTGCGCACCGACGTCGGCACGGGCGAGATCACCCGCCTGGCCGAGTTGGCCCTGCAGGCCAAGGAACTCAGCATCGTCTCCGTCAACTTCACGCCCCCGCTGATCGTCACGGGGGACCCGGATTTCGACCTGATCCGCAGTACGGTCCGCGACAGGATCGACGCGTCCGAAGCGCTCGACGAGGTGACGGGGTCGCCGGCCCCGGCGGCCTCCCCGGATGCCGCCACCACGCAGGCCGCCCCCGTTGCGGCGTCTCCTGTGGCGTCCTCCGAGGCCCCAGCCGCCGAGGGCGGCGAACCCACCACCGACAGCGCGGATCCCGCCCCTGTCGAGGCCGCCGGCGCCGAGGTGGAGGCCGACGAATCGGTCAGTGACGCTGGCGACCTTGAGCTGGTCTGCTCGGTTCCGTGAGCCACGCCCACTAAAGTGGGCGCCGGAGAAGGGAGTCCGCAGCGTGCAGCAGAGCGTCAGCGTGGTGATGCCGATCCGCAACGAGGAACCACACCTCACGGCGGCCGTCGAGCGGGTCCTCAGCCAGGGTTATCCGGGCGACCTGGAGATCCTGCTCGCAGTGGCTCCCAGCACAGACCGCACCAGGGAGATCGCCGACCAGCTGGCGGCCGCTGACCCGCGCATCCGGGTTCTCGACAACCCGGAGGGGTACACCCCCGTCGGGCTCAACATCGCCATCCACGCGGCACGGCACCCCGTCATCGTGCGTGTCGACGGGCACGGTGAGCTGAGCCCCGGCTACATCGCCACCGCGGTGCGCCTCCTCGAGGAGACGGGCGCCGCCAACGTGGGCGGCCGGATGGACGCGCAGGGCACCTCGGCCCTCTCGGAGGCCATCGCCGCCGCGTACAACTCCCGCCTGGGCCTCGGGGGCGGTGGGTTCCACCTCGCCGACACCCCGCCCGGGCCGGCCGACACCGTGTTCCTCGGCGTGTTCCGCCGCGAGGTGCTGGAGGAGATCGGCGGATTCGACGAGACGCTCCACCGCGCCCAGGACTGGGAACTGAACTACCGGCTCCGCACCGCCGGCCACCTCGTCTACTTCTCCCCGGACCTGCGCGTCGTCTACCGTCCCCGCAACAGCTACGAGGCGCTCGCCAAGCAGTTCTTCACCACCGGCCAGTGGCGCCGCGAAGTGATCCGCCGCCATCCGGAGACCGCCTCGCTGCGCTATCTCGCCCCGCCGTTCGCGGTGCTGGGCATGGGCGGCGGTCTCCTCGGGGGTCTGCTCGGCCTCGTGCTGCGCAACCGGCTGCTCACCGCGCTCCTCGTGGCGCCGCTGGTCTACATGTCGTTCCTGACGGTGGCCACCGCAACGATGGAGACCACGGCGCGGGCCCGCACCCGCCTGCCGCTCGTGCTCGCGATCATGCACGTGGCGTGGGGCGCGGGCTTCGTCCGTGGTCTGCCGGATCGCGCTGACACCCTGGGATGAGTGCCCCGCAGGAACGTGCCAAGATGGATCCCATGAGTTGGCAGACCCCGGAGCCCGCATCGCGCGGGACTGATTCCCGGGCTGCCACCGAAGTACTCCTGCAAGCCCAACGACTGGCAGACAGGCTGCGCGAAGAGGCCCAGTCAGAGGCAGACCGCATCCGCACCGAAACCGTCGAACTCACCCAGCAGCGCGATGAACTGGCGGGCGAGGTCACCTTCGCCCGCCGTCGGCTGGAGGAGGCGAAGGCGGACGCCCAGCGCACGCTGTCAGACGCCGTCGCGCAGGCCGGCGCCATCAGCGGACGTGCCCAGGAAGGTGCCGACGAGGTCGTCGCTGAAGCGCGTGCCGATGCGGAGCGCATCGTCGCCGAAGCCCAGAGCCGGGCTGCGCGCCAGCTCGAGGACGCAACCGCGGAGGCCGCACGCATCAGGGCGGAGGTGTCGGCCTGGCGCGAGAAGGTCGAGGTGGAGGGGCACGCCGCCCGCGCCCTCGTCGACGACGAACTCACAGCCCAGCGCGCAGCGCACGACGAGCGCATCGCCAGGGAACAGGCCGAAGCGGACCAGGAACTCGCCGCCCGCCGGGAAGAGATGCAGCGGCTGGAGGACGAGGCCGCAGCGCGGCTCGCCGCCGAGCGCGAAGCCGTGGAGCGGGAGATGACGCAGCTGCGCGAGGAGACGGCGGGCCAGGTGGCCCGGCTGACGTCCGAGGCGCAGCGGCAGGCCGACGCGCAACTCGCGGCGGCCTCCAGCCAGATGGAGTGGGCCCAGACCACCGTCGCGGCGCTGCTCGACGGCGCGCGCGTGGACGTGGCGCGCCGCAAGCAGCAGGCGCACCTCGACCAGGCCCGCCGCACGGCGGAGCTGAGAGCCAAGCTGTCGGCCACCACCCAGCGTTCCGTGAACGCAGCCCGCCAGCGGCTGCGCGCGGCAGACGTGGAGGCGCACGACACCCGCGGCAGGGCCGACGCCGAACTCGCCGCCGCCGCACAGCACGCCCAGCGCACCCGGGCGGAGGCGGACCAGCAGGCTGCCGACACCGTGGAACGGGCGAAGCGCGAAGCGGAGGCGATCGTGCAGCGGGCGGATCAGCGCATGACGGAGGCTGAAGCCAGCTCCGAGATGCTCCGCGAGCAGCTCACGGCA includes these proteins:
- a CDS encoding PH domain-containing protein; the encoded protein is MAIKRDQLGRDEHIVASMRTHGKVLIVPALVLIVMGSLLGFAIALLPPDWEPWGTYAVIALFLVIVIGAVVLPFLRWLTSTYTITDRRIVTRRGIINKTGHDLPLRRINNVNYERSMTDRMLGCGTLILETAAGQPLALPDVPHVERVHVTINDLLYDMHGAPDTSDE
- a CDS encoding 5-(carboxyamino)imidazole ribonucleotide synthase; translated protein: MTRRYSLAIAGGGQLARMMQQAAIPLGIDVRLLAEGPAVSAAQVVPAHTVGDYRSLDTLVEFVDGADVLTFDHEHVPTRHLDILAEHVAVRPGSAALRFAQDKAEMREKMAELGIACPAFAVADSPRDLIAFGDSQGWPVIAKASRGGYDGKGVWKLNGPEDAGEPFANLPETSAGERVRIVAEEFIDFTRELSAIVVRSPSGQVVAYPISETLQEQGICVETVTPAPGMSDEVAAGLQQMAVRIATELGVVGVLAVELMEARDGRIVVNELAMRPHNTGHWTIDGALTSQFENHIRAALDLPLGSPAMRSDVVVMTNVLGGAEDDLTGALQHVFARDREVRVHLYGKEVTPGRKVGHVTCFGTSLDDVRRRARHAAHYLMGDPDA
- the purE gene encoding 5-(carboxyamino)imidazole ribonucleotide mutase, with the protein product MPEPLVSIVMGSDSDWPTMSAAADALAEFGVAYEADVVSAHRMPEDMVRFGREAHERGIKVIIAGAGGAAHLPGMLASLTPLPVIGVPVALKYLDGMDSLLSIVQMPAGVPVATVAIGNARNAGLLAVRMLAVGDEALLERMLDFQDQLRDAAHAKGAVVREASGS
- a CDS encoding LCP family protein; the encoded protein is MPRGDDDMNWLYRDEKDEETSVLRPDEVENMRRNDARRERGAGYPQGTAGPQPAAKAGPPSQPPTAPPAAPPVGRPRKRRRFRPLRLLGFALILWLAFLIGTPLYAWTAGTTVDTASAGERPAEQPGSTILLVGSDGREDLSAEDWSRLRTGTTDGRRTDTMMLLHTPTEGEPVLLSLPRDSIVQIPGRKKNKLNAAYAFGGAPLLIETIELNTGVRIDGYLEVGMLGVVDVVDAVGGIEVCPKFDIDDEDAHITLSKGCQTVDGVTALGYVRMRKADPNGDFGRVERQRETIGAIMKKVANPLTVLNPVRYWKVNMAASKSLARGEDTGLGSMAQVGTGFFSVMTGSGLSLTVPGSVANTSVGSSVIWDDAAADEIFGAMAVGNTADLEKYRQ
- a CDS encoding LCP family protein: MPSTKTAAAKSVQARRAFGFVLMSALFPGSVQWFAGNRAVGRVAGRVYGAALALLVLMVLGLLLFRGPTVGLLLNPAATTVVRVVLWALFAGWGLLLVDAWRLAAPLRLGQGTRLTLTVTTLALALGVGGITTVAASGFQAAGNVGVVLQGGGDTDEKAGRYNVLLLGVDAAEGRDGLRPDSINVASVDAETGRTVLFGLPRNLQKVRFPDSSPLRALYAEGYVCPDNACLLNGVYTLGEQHADLYPGEADPGLQAMKEAISETLGLELNYFAMIDMAGFQNLINAMGGIRLNITKPIPMGGGGSNIHGYIEPGDDVRLDGYQALWFARSRAESSDYERMVRQKCVMSAMANQLDPMTVATKFVELSKAGGDVLRTDVGTGEITRLAELALQAKELSIVSVNFTPPLIVTGDPDFDLIRSTVRDRIDASEALDEVTGSPAPAASPDAATTQAAPVAASPVASSEAPAAEGGEPTTDSADPAPVEAAGAEVEADESVSDAGDLELVCSVP
- a CDS encoding glycosyltransferase family 2 protein, with product MQQSVSVVMPIRNEEPHLTAAVERVLSQGYPGDLEILLAVAPSTDRTREIADQLAAADPRIRVLDNPEGYTPVGLNIAIHAARHPVIVRVDGHGELSPGYIATAVRLLEETGAANVGGRMDAQGTSALSEAIAAAYNSRLGLGGGGFHLADTPPGPADTVFLGVFRREVLEEIGGFDETLHRAQDWELNYRLRTAGHLVYFSPDLRVVYRPRNSYEALAKQFFTTGQWRREVIRRHPETASLRYLAPPFAVLGMGGGLLGGLLGLVLRNRLLTALLVAPLVYMSFLTVATATMETTARARTRLPLVLAIMHVAWGAGFVRGLPDRADTLG